The following DNA comes from Candidatus Eremiobacterota bacterium.
CCGACGACTACATCCCCAAACCGTTCGAGATGTCGGAGCTCGCCGCGCGCCTGCACTCCGCGCTGCGCCGTCCGCGGCTCGAGCAGCCCTCGATCGTTTCCTACGCCGACCTCACGATCGACCTCGACCGGCGTGACGTCAAGCGCGGTGACCGCCGGATCGATCTCTCGGCCCGCGAGTACGCGCTGCTGCTGACGTTCGTGCGCAATCCCGAGCGCGTCTTCACCCGCGACCAGCTGCTCGATCTCGTGTGGGGGACCGACCGCGACGTCGGCCCGGGTGCCGTCGAGACGTACGTTTCCTACTTGCGCGCGAAGATCGATGCGGGCTTCGAGCCGAAGCTGATCCGCACGATCCGCGGCGCCGGCTACGCGCTGCGAGCGCACTGATGTTCACCTCGTTCGCGCGGCGGCTGACGGGGTGGTACGTCGTGGCGGCGGTGACGGTGGTCGTCGTGCTGCTCGGCGCGTTCGCGATCGTCGGGCTCGGGGTGTACGTGCGCACCGTTCAAGACAG
Coding sequences within:
- a CDS encoding response regulator transcription factor encodes the protein DDYIPKPFEMSELAARLHSALRRPRLEQPSIVSYADLTIDLDRRDVKRGDRRIDLSAREYALLLTFVRNPERVFTRDQLLDLVWGTDRDVGPGAVETYVSYLRAKIDAGFEPKLIRTIRGAGYALRAH